In Candidatus Avedoeria danica, the following are encoded in one genomic region:
- a CDS encoding zf-HC2 domain-containing protein: protein MQPSIEPQPADVPDAHLHGAPRLTCEKLVDAITDYLEGAMAPDDLQRLELHLSFCPPCQLYLDQMKLTIAATGRLRAADVSAEAETVLMALFRAWAADA from the coding sequence ATGCAGCCCTCGATCGAACCCCAACCGGCGGACGTTCCGGACGCGCATCTGCACGGCGCCCCGCGGCTCACGTGCGAGAAACTGGTCGACGCGATCACCGACTACCTCGAGGGGGCGATGGCGCCCGACGATCTGCAGCGGCTGGAGCTCCACCTTTCCTTCTGTCCGCCATGCCAGCTGTACCTCGACCAAATGAAGCTCACGATCGCCGCCACCGGACGGCTGCGCGCGGCCGATGTCTCGGCCGAGGCCGAGACCGTCCTGATGGCGCTGTTCCGCGCTTGGGCTGCCGACGCCTGA
- a CDS encoding YvcK family protein: MQVKRWLALLLAGITAMALGIAYTLIDAYRTVAAPGDVQPFLFVATLQFLPQAMRAILFLVIGLGMALGGLYGLNRSLLTAVAPEGSPALVDIVDRRRRRRSDAKIVAIGGGTGLSTLLRGLKQHTDQITAIVTVADDGGSSGRLRQSLGVHPPGDFRQCIAALANTEPLMQRLFEYRFGDGTELGGHAFGNLFIVAMTGITGSFESALRASSRVLAVRGRIVPSTLTHVTLFAELADDRVMAGESRVPHGEAPIRRVFLEPDAPAAYPEAVAAILDADLIILGPGSLYTSVLPNLLVPDIAAALEATRAPVVYVANVATQPGETDGYSLEDHVEALRRHLGRPVIDIVLANDNLAPLERNPKLPLVPPILGSSRNGYVPDLMLADLISDAQPTRHDPDRLAAAIARLLRDAGRRGGDSGA; encoded by the coding sequence ATGCAGGTCAAGCGCTGGCTGGCCCTGCTCTTGGCCGGCATCACGGCGATGGCACTCGGGATCGCGTACACGCTCATCGACGCCTACCGGACCGTGGCGGCCCCCGGCGACGTCCAGCCCTTCCTCTTCGTCGCCACGCTGCAGTTCCTGCCTCAGGCGATGCGCGCCATCCTGTTCCTCGTCATCGGCCTCGGCATGGCGCTCGGCGGCCTGTACGGCCTGAACCGTTCGCTCCTGACCGCCGTCGCGCCCGAAGGTTCGCCGGCGCTCGTTGACATCGTCGACCGCCGGCGCCGCCGCCGTTCGGACGCCAAGATCGTCGCGATCGGCGGCGGCACCGGCCTCTCGACGCTTCTGCGCGGCCTCAAACAGCACACGGACCAGATCACGGCCATCGTCACCGTGGCGGACGACGGCGGGTCGAGCGGGCGGTTGCGGCAGAGCCTCGGCGTGCATCCGCCCGGCGACTTCCGGCAGTGCATCGCTGCGCTGGCGAACACCGAGCCGCTCATGCAGCGCCTGTTCGAGTACCGCTTCGGCGACGGCACCGAGCTGGGCGGTCACGCCTTCGGCAACCTGTTCATCGTCGCGATGACCGGCATCACCGGCAGCTTCGAGAGCGCTCTGCGCGCGTCGAGCCGCGTCCTCGCGGTCCGAGGCCGGATCGTCCCGTCCACGCTGACGCACGTCACGTTGTTCGCCGAGCTGGCCGACGACCGCGTGATGGCCGGCGAGTCCCGCGTCCCGCACGGCGAGGCGCCGATCCGCCGCGTCTTCCTCGAGCCCGACGCGCCGGCCGCCTACCCCGAAGCCGTCGCCGCGATCCTGGACGCCGACCTCATCATCCTCGGTCCGGGAAGCCTCTACACCAGCGTCCTGCCCAACCTCCTGGTCCCGGACATCGCGGCGGCCCTCGAGGCCACCCGCGCGCCCGTGGTCTATGTGGCGAACGTGGCCACGCAGCCCGGCGAAACGGACGGCTACAGCCTGGAGGACCACGTCGAGGCCCTGCGCCGTCACCTCGGCCGCCCGGTGATCGACATCGTCCTCGCCAACGACAACCTGGCGCCGCTCGAGCGCAACCCCAAGCTGCCGCTCGTCCCGCCCATCCTCGGCTCGAGCCGCAACGGCTACGTGCCCGACCTCATGCTCGCCGACCTGATCAGCGACGCCCAGCCCACCCGCCACGACCCCGACCGCCTCGCCGCCGCCATCGCCCGCCTGCTGCGCGATGCGGGCCGGCGCGGTGGCGACAGCGGGGCCTGA
- a CDS encoding VWA domain-containing protein: MVPANATGRHGVPCRSARPAVRSRSARFARLTLAGFALALGAAAPARSPALAAEPGVAYRLVDTWAARPWTPTAGRYGNIADVSSAPDGTVYVLDNRDIAGRAAMLHVLRPDGTPTAWLPLPDEPDVADPPIPYRLDVGANGKIYVLSMSRSELNDSIRYLVDRLSAGGALEARYRLTLELPRGYADIAVRDDGRIYLSRLGATQWCYERGSQAPRNIPGEDPSFAVEIISPDGKERTLLTPPELAVPISLDVDADGSAIVVNHIVPQCSPGGGGPGDPGHPPPPSLARGWPWLARAQAEAVGGDARDGVASDAARDRTASGSARVDTSEGADAVAGPAAAAQAPSPIAGLLVFGGDLKVRGTIEWVGAEDVAVGPAGRYVARNVEIYALQPGAANGGLGAVEDEPLYAGPTDRVYAQLFLDHRVLSLDVPFTGGRMVAAMNHCSYQGLLRFDAPRARPSSPVLVGALDGPELEGPAFPIRVAAADELRTLLGRMTVLGTRPSQIYYSIAFASENQTAQRWSADGRLTSQTGLCSGSESWLVRDVAADGSDSYTVDPNFLQLRPDDLLPAWSFWGGDFDDPTSEPFFTAVGADAGRAAVLDVGRGRVHIVGRDGALTASWPANADAQSVPVDVALRGSNVYLADQARGRVVIRDLAGDPVGTFDTHDGAAAVAVDPAGEVYILGRGGWAYRYHPDGTLVAAWPMPQRDRTPLDIAVDTQGRVFINYVRLGLQGNGRTGQGTRVHEGGVWVFAPGPAPSLPPPPPDACLGVPDKFAAPRRIPLGDTVDVTLTVVGRCPGRSTDADIMLLFDTSRSMGWEASLDRAKEAALRLLGTLDPAKVRVGLATFDDAPTLRRPLSDDIAGVRTAVAGLQARGDTQLTGALAAARLQLGDTPVPGRRRLAILFTDGVVKDSDRVGLIKAGDDLRGAEIELHAFVFTTWEVQTEDLDDMNRLVGYARYLHVDPDEADVDRIAADLVGYRPEPVAFRDLSVIDRIPSNMRYVDRSAVPSAEFDAAANTLTWRGIRHHPAGEVLRLRYKLHPLEVGTWPTNIEARAPYTDALGTAGELIFPIPEVEVYAPPRRVYLPLAVRTGCVIKRRPLDVALVLDASSSMEEPSTTGQGTKLDAARAAAAAFVRRIDPAEDRAAIVAFNRTARRVVPLTGDIDRLTLGLAAIESAEGTHIDLGLAEATGALEGRRPAALAAVIVLTDGLQTMPPGNAAVVAEADRLKASGALVYAIGLGSTIDVALLTGVASSPDRYFSSPTDAELTAIYDAILARLACDQAAAP; encoded by the coding sequence ATGGTGCCAGCGAACGCCACGGGCAGGCACGGCGTGCCGTGCAGATCCGCGCGCCCTGCGGTGCGGTCGCGGAGCGCGCGATTCGCCCGACTCACCTTGGCCGGCTTCGCCCTCGCCCTTGGCGCGGCCGCTCCGGCTCGGTCGCCGGCGCTCGCCGCCGAGCCCGGCGTCGCGTACCGCCTGGTCGACACCTGGGCCGCCCGTCCGTGGACGCCGACGGCCGGCCGCTACGGCAACATCGCCGACGTCAGCTCGGCCCCGGACGGCACGGTGTACGTCCTGGACAACCGGGACATCGCCGGCCGCGCCGCGATGCTCCACGTGCTGCGGCCGGACGGGACGCCGACGGCCTGGCTGCCGCTGCCCGACGAGCCCGACGTGGCCGATCCGCCGATCCCGTACCGTTTGGACGTCGGCGCCAACGGCAAGATCTACGTCCTTTCGATGAGCCGGAGCGAGCTGAACGACAGCATCCGCTACCTCGTCGACCGCCTGTCCGCCGGCGGGGCGCTCGAGGCCCGCTACCGGCTGACCCTCGAGCTGCCGCGCGGCTACGCCGACATCGCCGTCCGCGACGACGGCCGGATCTACCTCTCCCGGCTCGGCGCGACGCAGTGGTGCTACGAGCGCGGGTCACAGGCGCCGCGGAACATCCCGGGCGAGGACCCGAGCTTCGCCGTCGAGATCATCAGCCCGGACGGCAAGGAGCGGACGCTCCTCACGCCGCCGGAGCTGGCGGTGCCGATCAGCCTCGACGTCGACGCCGACGGCAGCGCGATCGTCGTCAACCACATCGTGCCGCAGTGCTCGCCCGGCGGGGGCGGTCCGGGGGACCCTGGCCACCCGCCGCCGCCGTCGCTGGCCCGCGGGTGGCCGTGGCTGGCGCGGGCGCAGGCCGAGGCGGTGGGCGGGGATGCCCGAGACGGCGTGGCGAGCGACGCAGCCCGCGACAGGACAGCGAGTGGATCGGCGCGGGTCGACACCAGCGAAGGCGCCGACGCGGTCGCCGGCCCGGCCGCCGCCGCGCAGGCGCCTTCGCCGATCGCCGGCCTGCTCGTCTTCGGCGGCGATCTCAAGGTGCGGGGCACGATCGAGTGGGTCGGTGCCGAGGATGTCGCCGTCGGCCCGGCCGGCCGCTACGTGGCGCGCAACGTCGAGATCTACGCGCTGCAGCCGGGCGCCGCCAACGGCGGCCTCGGCGCCGTCGAGGACGAACCGCTGTATGCCGGGCCGACGGACCGCGTGTACGCCCAGCTGTTCCTCGACCACCGCGTCCTGTCGCTCGATGTGCCGTTCACCGGCGGGCGGATGGTCGCGGCGATGAACCACTGCAGCTACCAGGGATTGCTGCGCTTCGACGCGCCCCGCGCACGGCCGTCGTCGCCCGTTCTCGTCGGTGCGCTCGACGGCCCGGAGCTCGAGGGACCGGCCTTCCCGATCCGCGTCGCCGCGGCCGACGAACTCCGCACGCTGCTCGGGCGGATGACCGTCCTTGGCACGCGCCCCAGTCAGATCTACTACAGCATCGCCTTCGCCAGCGAGAACCAGACCGCGCAGCGTTGGAGCGCCGACGGCCGGCTGACGAGCCAGACCGGGCTGTGCAGCGGTTCCGAGTCGTGGCTCGTGCGGGACGTCGCGGCGGACGGCTCGGACAGCTACACGGTGGACCCCAACTTCCTCCAGCTCCGCCCGGACGATCTCCTGCCGGCGTGGTCGTTCTGGGGCGGCGATTTCGACGACCCGACGTCCGAGCCGTTCTTCACCGCCGTCGGTGCCGACGCCGGCCGGGCAGCCGTGCTCGACGTCGGCCGCGGGCGCGTTCACATCGTCGGCCGCGACGGCGCGCTGACGGCCAGCTGGCCGGCGAACGCCGACGCGCAGAGCGTGCCGGTGGACGTGGCGCTGCGCGGCTCCAACGTCTATTTGGCCGACCAGGCACGCGGCCGCGTCGTCATCCGCGACCTCGCCGGCGACCCGGTCGGCACGTTCGACACGCACGACGGGGCGGCGGCCGTGGCCGTCGACCCGGCGGGCGAAGTCTACATCCTCGGCCGCGGCGGATGGGCCTACCGCTACCACCCGGACGGCACGCTGGTGGCCGCGTGGCCGATGCCGCAACGCGACCGCACGCCGCTCGACATCGCCGTCGATACGCAGGGCCGCGTGTTCATCAACTACGTTCGCCTCGGGCTGCAGGGCAATGGGCGCACCGGCCAGGGCACGCGCGTCCACGAAGGCGGCGTCTGGGTGTTCGCCCCCGGGCCGGCCCCGTCCCTGCCGCCGCCGCCGCCCGACGCCTGTCTCGGCGTGCCGGACAAGTTCGCCGCCCCCCGCCGCATCCCGCTGGGCGACACCGTCGACGTCACGCTGACCGTCGTCGGCCGCTGCCCGGGTCGCAGCACGGATGCGGACATCATGCTCCTGTTCGACACGTCGCGCTCGATGGGCTGGGAGGCCAGCCTCGATCGTGCCAAGGAAGCCGCGCTGCGCCTGCTCGGCACGCTCGACCCGGCCAAGGTGCGCGTCGGCCTGGCGACGTTCGACGACGCGCCGACGCTGCGGCGGCCGCTGTCCGACGACATCGCCGGCGTCCGCACGGCCGTGGCCGGGCTGCAGGCGCGGGGCGACACGCAGCTGACCGGTGCGCTGGCAGCCGCCCGGCTGCAGCTGGGCGACACGCCCGTTCCCGGCCGAAGGCGGCTGGCGATCCTCTTCACGGACGGTGTCGTGAAGGACAGCGATCGTGTCGGCTTGATCAAGGCGGGCGACGACCTGCGCGGCGCGGAGATCGAACTGCACGCCTTCGTCTTCACGACGTGGGAGGTGCAGACCGAGGACCTGGACGACATGAACCGGCTGGTCGGCTACGCGCGGTACCTGCACGTCGACCCCGACGAGGCCGACGTCGACCGGATCGCCGCCGATCTCGTCGGCTATCGGCCCGAGCCCGTGGCGTTCCGCGACCTGAGCGTGATCGACCGCATCCCGTCCAACATGCGCTACGTCGACCGCTCCGCCGTGCCGAGCGCCGAGTTCGACGCCGCGGCGAACACGCTCACGTGGCGCGGCATCCGCCACCATCCGGCCGGCGAAGTGCTGCGGCTGCGCTACAAGCTCCATCCGCTCGAGGTCGGCACGTGGCCGACGAACATCGAGGCGCGCGCGCCGTACACGGACGCGCTCGGCACCGCCGGCGAGCTGATCTTCCCGATCCCCGAGGTGGAAGTCTATGCCCCGCCGCGTCGGGTCTACCTGCCCTTGGCTGTCCGCACGGGCTGCGTGATCAAGCGCCGGCCGCTCGATGTGGCGCTCGTCCTCGACGCCTCGAGCAGCATGGAGGAACCGAGCACGACCGGCCAAGGGACCAAGCTGGACGCCGCGCGCGCCGCGGCCGCCGCGTTCGTGCGCCGCATCGACCCGGCCGAGGACCGCGCCGCGATCGTCGCGTTCAACCGCACCGCCCGCCGTGTCGTCCCGCTGACCGGCGACATCGACCGCCTCACGCTCGGCCTGGCGGCGATCGAGTCGGCCGAGGGCACGCACATCGACCTTGGCCTGGCCGAGGCGACCGGGGCGCTCGAGGGCCGGCGGCCGGCGGCGCTGGCCGCCGTCATCGTCCTGACGGACGGGCTGCAGACGATGCCGCCCGGCAACGCCGCGGTCGTCGCCGAGGCCGATCGCCTCAAGGCGTCCGGCGCGCTCGTCTACGCGATCGGTCTGGGCTCGACGATCGATGTCGCGCTCCTGACCGGCGTCGCATCCTCACCCGACCGCTACTTCAGCTCGCCCACCGATGCCGAGCTGACCGCCATCTATGACGCGATCCTCGCCCGGCTGGCCTGCGATCAGGCCGCCGCACCGTGA
- a CDS encoding ATP-binding protein translates to MSADAITPRAVRIALRQLWSDRTPADGPLADLVLVSRLLDRHGSPVTRSSRQWALGQVLCETVEAELARRRAGGAAEDGPFSEPPTARRGADPSAALERVRLDFSTDDAALEGCSAVYHLYLRPDLGLSTSRLAALVSGRHPRTVQRRLGLGLDIIAHRLRLLEAGAAAEHRRTQLRHRLPSPNGGQLFGVDRIHAQLRTWWADNRHSPVLVLTGPGGSGKSTVAAALLRQLLDAETKAHAAWLRACDRRRRPVPGGAGVIDDAGIVDRPLARPTLREEAPAGRWSTAVATEDLRDARAARPDAIASPIGGAAAAGRSVLAAGRALGSTGDALIVVDGVDDAREMWAVARAIARVGAGPRWLITSRLGWGAFQTAQTVPMPALDPTAALALLRHECRRRALYGVAAASDHALDSLVAAAAGHPAAILLAASELRAAPVDTVAERLRAGAGRAGDLYARLWSGAWRAAPPAVRRVVDVVAGLERAGRVADPEAIAAAGGWTGDDLEAALRAGLDLGLLAVGDDERVCFRTPLFLATWRAGG, encoded by the coding sequence GTGAGCGCCGACGCGATCACGCCGCGCGCCGTCCGGATCGCGCTGCGCCAGCTCTGGTCCGACCGCACACCGGCCGACGGCCCGCTGGCCGACCTCGTCCTCGTCTCGCGCCTGCTCGATCGCCACGGCAGCCCGGTCACGCGATCGAGCCGGCAATGGGCGCTCGGCCAAGTGCTGTGCGAGACCGTCGAGGCCGAGCTCGCGCGGCGGCGGGCGGGCGGGGCTGCGGAGGACGGTCCGTTCAGCGAACCCCCGACGGCGCGCCGCGGCGCCGATCCTTCCGCAGCGCTCGAGCGCGTGCGGCTGGACTTCAGCACCGACGACGCCGCGCTCGAAGGGTGCAGCGCCGTGTACCACCTCTACCTGCGCCCCGACCTCGGCCTCTCGACCAGCCGCCTGGCGGCGCTGGTGTCCGGGCGCCACCCGCGAACGGTGCAGCGCCGCCTCGGACTCGGCCTCGACATCATCGCCCACCGTTTGCGCCTCCTCGAGGCCGGCGCGGCGGCGGAGCACCGCCGCACACAGCTGCGACACCGCCTGCCCTCCCCGAACGGCGGTCAGCTGTTCGGGGTCGACCGGATCCACGCGCAGTTGCGGACGTGGTGGGCGGACAACCGCCATTCGCCGGTTCTCGTGCTGACCGGACCGGGCGGCAGCGGCAAGTCGACCGTCGCCGCTGCCCTCCTGCGACAGCTGCTGGACGCAGAAACGAAAGCGCACGCGGCCTGGTTGCGCGCGTGCGATCGGCGTCGGCGACCGGTGCCCGGCGGGGCCGGGGTCATCGATGATGCCGGGATCGTCGACCGGCCGCTCGCCCGCCCGACGCTGCGCGAGGAGGCGCCCGCCGGGCGGTGGTCGACGGCCGTGGCCACCGAGGATCTGCGCGACGCGCGGGCGGCCAGACCCGATGCGATCGCCTCCCCGATCGGCGGCGCGGCGGCCGCCGGACGGTCTGTGCTCGCCGCCGGCCGCGCCCTCGGTTCCACCGGCGACGCGCTCATCGTCGTCGACGGCGTCGACGACGCGCGCGAGATGTGGGCGGTCGCGCGCGCCATCGCGCGCGTGGGCGCCGGCCCGCGCTGGCTGATCACGAGCCGGCTCGGATGGGGCGCCTTCCAGACGGCCCAGACCGTGCCGATGCCCGCCCTGGATCCAACCGCCGCGCTCGCGCTCTTGCGCCACGAGTGCCGCCGCCGCGCGCTGTACGGCGTCGCCGCGGCGTCGGACCACGCGCTCGACAGCCTCGTGGCGGCCGCGGCCGGACATCCGGCGGCGATCCTGCTGGCGGCCAGCGAGCTGCGCGCGGCGCCCGTCGACACCGTCGCCGAGCGCCTGCGTGCCGGCGCAGGGCGGGCGGGCGACCTGTACGCACGACTCTGGTCCGGCGCATGGCGCGCGGCTCCGCCGGCGGTGCGGCGGGTCGTCGATGTGGTGGCGGGGCTGGAGCGGGCGGGTCGGGTGGCGGATCCGGAAGCCATCGCGGCGGCCGGCGGATGGACGGGTGACGACCTCGAGGCGGCGCTGCGCGCGGGGCTTGACCTCGGGCTGCTTGCGGTTGGGGACGACGAGCGCGTTTGCTTTCGAACGCCGCTGTTTCTGGCGACCTGGCGGGCGGGCGGTTGA
- a CDS encoding PD40 domain-containing protein, translating into MAEQGYYRYPTVHDDVLIFTSEDDLWRASVRGGPAHRLTAGQAMASEPALSPDGRQVAYVGREEGGPEVYRMPSGGGRVERLTFMGADAHVLGWTPDGAGIVFSSNAAQPFPALYRAHVVPADGGAVRQLPFGPLASVAIGPATAAGHAAVLCRHALDIARWKRYRGGLTGELWVDAAGDGDWRGLITLAGNVARPFWFGGRIWFVSDHEGVGNLYSCTVDGADLARHTDHADYYVRWPATDGRTIVYTAGADIWRLTPDAPDPHESQPQRIPITWAGARAQHQRRFASPSRYLHGWSIHPKGHSVAVTARGKTYVMGNHDGAVLPLHAEPARTRLATWLPDGRRLAVVSDAGGEDTLVIHTMDGSAPPLRFDVLDLGRPTELSVSPAGDVVAVANHRLELLSIDIETMTLKRLDQSPDERITGLAWSPDGRWLAYAFPASAQTSIIKLAELATGEAHAVTRPVLRDLAPAWDPGGKYLYFLSYRDFTPVYDRLHFDLGFPRGMRPYLLTLRADLDSPFRPMPPAPGEAPVDGAEGDDATPGDAGGKAGERPAEARDTVGEPPDDAGDDAGDQAGDQAGVQAQGKAEDKSGSGPPPLRIDLDGIAERIVAFPVAEGTYGQVRGIDGKVLYTSFGIPGAAGTAEGDRPAGGQLIAWDFGERRSETLADGVQAFDVSRDGKTMIYRADRRLRVGKAGVKPPTDGGNSRKTGWVDLDRIRVSVDPTAEWAQMFREAWRLQRDHFWTADMAGIDWLHVYERYFPLLERVASRAEFSDLMWEMQGELGTSHAYEYGGDYRTGPDFPRGYLGADFEADPAGAGWIVSRIIAGDPWDEAASSPLARPGMDIRPGDRLIAIDGQRLDPLRSPGAALVLRAGTDVFLEFAARAGANPDAAQPADAAGRASDDAPFDADLSDSVAPSDAAPSDAMPSDGDAIAGASPSSAGRSFTVRTLRDETALRYRAWVDGNRAAVHAASDGRVGYVHVPDMGPGGYAEFHRGFLAESDRPALIVDVRYNRGGHVSSLLLEKLARRRIGYDVRRWGDPIPYPVESVAGPIIALCNALSGSDGDMFSHAFKLMGLGPLIGTRTWGGVVGIWPRETLSDGGTTTQPEYSFWFNDVGWGLENHGAVPDIEVRFPPQDDAAGRDPQLERGIAEALARLAAMTTMRPTFGEAPRRVLPGGGAERR; encoded by the coding sequence ATGGCTGAGCAAGGGTACTACCGCTACCCCACCGTCCACGACGATGTGCTGATCTTCACTTCCGAGGACGATCTCTGGCGGGCTTCCGTCCGGGGCGGCCCGGCGCACCGCCTGACCGCCGGCCAGGCGATGGCCAGCGAGCCGGCGCTGTCGCCCGACGGCCGCCAAGTGGCCTACGTCGGGCGCGAGGAAGGCGGGCCGGAAGTCTACCGGATGCCTTCAGGCGGCGGACGCGTCGAGCGCTTGACGTTCATGGGCGCCGACGCGCACGTCCTCGGCTGGACGCCCGACGGCGCCGGGATCGTGTTCTCGTCCAACGCCGCACAGCCGTTCCCGGCCCTCTACCGCGCCCATGTCGTGCCGGCCGACGGCGGCGCGGTGCGGCAGCTGCCCTTCGGTCCGCTGGCGAGCGTGGCGATCGGCCCGGCCACGGCCGCCGGCCACGCCGCCGTGCTGTGCCGCCACGCGCTCGACATCGCCCGCTGGAAGCGCTACCGCGGGGGTCTGACCGGCGAGCTCTGGGTCGACGCCGCGGGCGACGGCGATTGGCGCGGCCTGATCACCCTCGCGGGCAACGTCGCCCGGCCGTTCTGGTTCGGTGGCCGGATCTGGTTCGTCAGCGACCACGAGGGCGTCGGCAACCTGTACAGCTGCACCGTCGACGGCGCGGACCTCGCCCGCCACACCGACCACGCCGACTACTACGTCCGCTGGCCCGCCACGGACGGCCGGACGATCGTGTACACCGCCGGCGCCGACATCTGGCGGCTGACGCCCGACGCGCCCGACCCGCACGAATCGCAGCCGCAGCGGATCCCGATCACGTGGGCCGGCGCGCGGGCGCAGCACCAGCGCCGCTTCGCGAGCCCGAGCCGCTACCTGCACGGCTGGTCCATCCACCCGAAGGGCCACAGCGTGGCCGTGACGGCGCGCGGCAAGACGTACGTCATGGGGAACCACGACGGGGCGGTGCTGCCGCTGCACGCCGAGCCGGCCCGCACGCGCCTGGCCACGTGGCTGCCGGACGGCCGCCGCCTGGCGGTCGTGAGCGACGCCGGCGGCGAGGACACGCTCGTCATCCACACGATGGACGGCAGCGCACCCCCGCTAAGGTTCGACGTCCTCGACCTCGGCCGCCCGACGGAGCTGTCCGTCTCGCCCGCGGGCGATGTCGTCGCGGTGGCGAACCACCGGCTCGAACTCCTCTCGATCGACATCGAGACGATGACGCTCAAGCGCCTCGATCAGAGTCCGGACGAGCGGATCACCGGCCTGGCGTGGTCGCCCGACGGCCGCTGGCTGGCGTACGCCTTCCCGGCTTCGGCCCAGACGTCGATCATCAAGCTGGCTGAGCTCGCGACCGGTGAGGCGCATGCCGTCACCCGGCCGGTGCTGCGCGATCTGGCCCCGGCCTGGGATCCCGGCGGCAAGTACCTCTACTTCCTGTCCTATCGCGACTTCACCCCGGTGTACGACCGCCTCCACTTCGATCTCGGCTTCCCGCGCGGCATGCGCCCCTATCTGTTGACGCTCCGCGCCGACCTCGACTCCCCGTTCCGCCCGATGCCGCCCGCACCGGGCGAGGCGCCCGTCGACGGCGCGGAGGGCGACGACGCGACGCCGGGCGACGCCGGGGGCAAGGCGGGCGAGAGACCGGCCGAAGCGCGCGACACGGTGGGCGAGCCACCGGACGACGCAGGGGACGACGCGGGCGATCAGGCGGGCGATCAGGCGGGCGTACAGGCGCAGGGCAAGGCGGAGGACAAGTCCGGTTCCGGCCCGCCGCCGCTGCGGATCGACCTCGACGGCATCGCCGAGCGGATCGTGGCGTTCCCGGTGGCTGAGGGCACGTACGGCCAAGTGCGGGGCATCGACGGCAAGGTGCTCTACACGTCCTTCGGCATCCCGGGTGCGGCCGGCACCGCCGAGGGCGATCGGCCGGCCGGCGGCCAGCTCATCGCGTGGGACTTCGGCGAGCGCAGGAGCGAGACGCTGGCCGACGGCGTGCAGGCGTTCGACGTCTCGCGCGACGGCAAGACGATGATCTACCGCGCCGACCGGCGGCTCCGCGTCGGGAAGGCGGGCGTCAAGCCGCCGACGGATGGCGGCAACAGCCGGAAGACAGGCTGGGTCGATCTCGACCGCATCCGCGTTTCCGTCGACCCGACGGCCGAATGGGCGCAGATGTTCCGGGAGGCCTGGCGGCTGCAGCGCGACCACTTCTGGACGGCCGACATGGCCGGCATCGACTGGCTGCACGTCTATGAGCGCTACTTTCCGCTGCTCGAGCGCGTCGCCAGCCGGGCCGAGTTCTCCGACCTGATGTGGGAGATGCAGGGCGAGCTCGGCACGTCGCACGCCTACGAGTACGGCGGTGACTACCGCACCGGCCCCGACTTCCCGCGCGGCTACCTCGGCGCCGACTTCGAGGCCGACCCGGCCGGCGCAGGCTGGATCGTCAGCCGGATCATCGCCGGCGATCCGTGGGACGAGGCGGCCAGCTCGCCCCTGGCGCGCCCCGGCATGGACATCCGCCCCGGCGATCGCCTGATCGCGATCGACGGCCAGCGCCTCGATCCGCTGCGCTCGCCCGGGGCCGCGCTGGTCCTCCGCGCCGGCACGGATGTCTTCCTGGAGTTCGCGGCGCGCGCAGGGGCGAACCCGGACGCCGCGCAGCCGGCCGATGCCGCGGGCCGTGCTTCCGACGACGCGCCGTTCGATGCCGACCTGTCCGATAGTGTCGCTCCGTCCGATGCCGCTCCGTCCGACGCCATGCCGTCCGATGGCGATGCGATCGCCGGCGCCTCGCCCTCATCCGCCGGCCGTTCGTTCACGGTCCGCACGCTGCGCGACGAGACCGCGCTGCGTTACCGCGCGTGGGTCGACGGCAACCGGGCGGCCGTTCACGCGGCGAGCGACGGCCGGGTGGGCTACGTCCACGTGCCGGACATGGGCCCAGGTGGCTACGCCGAGTTCCACCGCGGCTTCCTGGCCGAGTCCGATCGCCCGGCGCTCATCGTCGACGTCCGCTACAACCGCGGCGGGCACGTGTCCTCGCTCCTCCTCGAAAAGCTCGCTCGGCGACGGATCGGCTACGACGTCCGCCGCTGGGGCGATCCGATCCCGTACCCGGTCGAGTCCGTCGCCGGCCCGATCATCGCGCTGTGCAATGCCCTGTCCGGCTCCGACGGCGACATGTTCAGCCACGCCTTCAAGCTGATGGGCCTCGGTCCGCTCATCGGCACGCGCACGTGGGGTGGCGTGGTGGGCATCTGGCCGCGCGAGACGCTGTCCGACGGCGGCACGACGACGCAGCCCGAGTACAGCTTCTGGTTCAACGACGTCGGCTGGGGGCTCGAGAACCACGGTGCCGTCCCGGACATCGAGGTCCGCTTCCCGCCGCAGGACGACGCCGCCGGGCGCGACCCGCAGCTCGAGCGCGGGATTGCCGAGGCGCTGGCGCGGTTGGCGGCGATGACGACGATGCGGCCGACGTTTGGGGAGGCGCCGCGGCGGGTGCTGCCGGGTGGCGGGGCGGAGCGGCGATAA